One window of the Nocardia huaxiensis genome contains the following:
- a CDS encoding molybdopterin-dependent oxidoreductase → MSPREIPTYCRICEPLCGLIATVEDGRLVQLRADKDHPLSRGNACPKGIAFTDIQNDPDRVLYPLRRNGTGFERVSWEEALDDIGARLRGIFREHGRESLGWYFGNPSSFSYSHTLWIVGFQMAARLRHVYSAGSQDINNRFVASHLLYGSLTSVPVPDLDRTEFLLMLGANPLVSHGSAMSVPRIREKLTAIPKRGGRVVVVDPRRTETARLFEHVGIRPDGDAWLLASLLQVIFAEGLEDQAALQRQASGARELRDAVQRFTPEATAPITGLDPDSVRTLARDLARAGSAAVYGRTGTCLGRHATLVAFLIDALALVTGNLDAPGGSVFGKELVAVSELNARLGLIGYGKTRSRIGDFPDVLGTFPAAVMAKEITTPGPGQLRALFTSAGNPVSSVPNPAELSSALAQLDLFVSIDLYVNDTNRAADYILPATTFLERDDIPLPFTALSPTPYTQYTERVLEPYGEAREEWQIIDAIATRIGVQPFAFGPARPAARLLSALRRRVPGGSALRPTPPLLADLALRTGPYGDRFGLRPGGLSLGKLRRHPHGLVLADGIATGVLRKVVQHKNNRVQLAPPEILTELASLADRPTDPTYPLRAIGLRELKSHNSWMHNAEPLMRGNRAHAAHINPKDAALAGISDGDPCRITSPHGTIHTTAHLTEDLTAGTIAIPHGWGHNGGWHRANAAGGPNVNDLMSTNLEDVERLSGMANLNGIPVRLDSLAGS, encoded by the coding sequence GTGAGCCCGCGCGAAATCCCCACCTACTGCCGGATCTGCGAACCGCTGTGCGGACTGATCGCCACCGTCGAGGACGGCAGGCTGGTGCAGCTGCGCGCCGACAAGGACCATCCGCTCTCGCGTGGCAACGCGTGTCCGAAGGGCATCGCGTTCACCGACATCCAGAACGATCCGGACCGCGTGCTGTATCCCTTGCGGCGCAACGGAACCGGATTCGAGCGCGTCTCCTGGGAGGAAGCGCTCGACGATATCGGCGCACGCCTGCGCGGCATCTTCCGCGAGCACGGAAGGGAAAGCCTCGGCTGGTATTTCGGCAATCCGTCCTCCTTCTCCTATTCACACACCTTGTGGATAGTTGGATTCCAGATGGCGGCGCGGCTGCGGCACGTGTATTCCGCCGGCTCGCAGGACATCAACAACCGTTTTGTGGCCAGCCACCTGCTCTACGGTTCACTCACCTCGGTCCCGGTGCCCGATCTGGACCGCACCGAATTCCTGCTGATGCTCGGCGCGAACCCCCTTGTCTCGCACGGCAGTGCGATGAGCGTCCCGCGAATCCGGGAGAAGCTCACCGCGATTCCCAAACGCGGCGGCCGCGTCGTGGTCGTGGACCCGCGCCGCACCGAGACCGCCCGCCTCTTCGAGCATGTCGGCATCCGCCCGGACGGTGACGCTTGGCTGCTCGCGTCGCTGCTGCAGGTGATCTTCGCCGAGGGCCTGGAGGACCAGGCCGCGCTGCAACGCCAAGCCTCCGGAGCGCGCGAATTACGGGATGCCGTCCAGCGTTTCACCCCCGAGGCCACGGCCCCGATCACCGGCCTGGACCCCGACAGTGTTCGGACCCTCGCTCGTGACCTCGCCCGCGCCGGTTCCGCCGCCGTCTACGGCCGCACCGGCACCTGCCTGGGCCGCCACGCCACCCTGGTCGCCTTCCTCATCGACGCCCTCGCCCTGGTGACCGGCAACCTCGACGCCCCCGGCGGCTCGGTCTTCGGCAAGGAACTGGTGGCCGTCTCCGAACTCAATGCGCGCCTGGGCCTGATCGGCTACGGCAAAACCCGTTCCCGCATAGGCGATTTCCCGGATGTCCTGGGCACCTTCCCGGCCGCCGTCATGGCCAAGGAGATCACCACCCCCGGCCCCGGGCAACTGCGCGCCCTGTTCACCTCCGCGGGCAACCCGGTCTCCTCGGTCCCCAACCCCGCCGAATTGTCTTCCGCCCTGGCCCAACTCGACCTGTTCGTGTCCATAGACCTGTACGTCAACGACACCAACCGCGCCGCCGACTACATCCTGCCCGCCACCACCTTCCTGGAACGCGACGACATCCCCCTCCCGTTCACCGCCCTGTCCCCGACCCCGTACACCCAATACACCGAGCGGGTTCTCGAACCGTACGGCGAGGCCCGCGAGGAATGGCAGATCATCGACGCCATAGCCACCCGAATCGGCGTGCAGCCCTTCGCCTTCGGCCCCGCCCGCCCCGCGGCCCGACTGCTGAGCGCCCTGCGCCGCCGCGTTCCCGGCGGCAGTGCGCTCCGCCCCACCCCGCCCCTGCTGGCCGACCTGGCCCTGCGCACCGGCCCCTACGGCGACCGCTTCGGCCTCCGCCCCGGCGGCCTCAGTCTCGGCAAACTCCGCCGCCACCCGCACGGCCTGGTCCTCGCCGACGGCATCGCCACCGGCGTACTCCGAAAAGTGGTGCAGCACAAAAACAACCGGGTCCAGCTCGCCCCGCCCGAAATCCTGACCGAACTGGCGTCCCTCGCCGACCGCCCCACCGATCCCACCTACCCGCTGCGTGCGATCGGCCTGCGCGAGCTCAAATCCCACAACTCCTGGATGCACAACGCCGAACCCCTCATGCGCGGCAACCGCGCCCACGCCGCCCACATCAACCCCAAAGACGCAGCCCTGGCAGGCATCTCGGATGGCGACCCCTGCCGCATAACCTCCCCCCACGGCACCATCCACACCACCGCCCACCTGACCGAAGATCTGACAGCGGGCACCATCGCCATCCCGCACGGCTGGGGCCACAACGGCGGGTGGCACCGAGCCAACGCCGCAGGCGGCCCGAACGTCAACGACCTGATGTCCACGAATCTCGAAGACGTAGAACGCCTATCAGGCATGGCAAACCTGAACGGGATCCCCGTCCGTCTGGACTCACTCGCCGGATCGTAA
- a CDS encoding NUDIX domain-containing protein: MRGDGDGWAESPDGTRQWGRFGAAGLLLRAPLAGGGSAVLLQHRAAWSHQGGTWALPGGALDSHETSVHAAVREAEEEAGIQADAIRVRGSRVTATAPSGWTYTTVVADTATRLRTRGNPESTELAWVPEDEVDARQLHPGFALAWPTLRAIPTRVNLDGVVDAEAVAAALPRTVDLADRGFLWLQAGGLGNGHTARIAAGESVSDETDLAGNVLLLTLAQVLS, encoded by the coding sequence ATGCGTGGTGACGGGGACGGTTGGGCCGAGAGTCCCGACGGCACCCGCCAGTGGGGTCGTTTCGGGGCTGCCGGATTGTTGCTGCGCGCCCCGCTGGCCGGCGGCGGCTCGGCCGTGCTGCTGCAGCATCGGGCGGCGTGGAGCCATCAGGGCGGCACCTGGGCGCTGCCCGGCGGAGCCCTGGACAGTCACGAGACCAGCGTGCACGCGGCCGTCCGGGAGGCCGAGGAGGAGGCCGGGATCCAGGCCGACGCCATCCGGGTGCGCGGCTCCCGGGTGACCGCGACCGCGCCCAGCGGCTGGACCTACACCACGGTCGTTGCCGACACCGCTACCCGGCTGCGCACCCGCGGCAATCCGGAGAGCACCGAGTTGGCGTGGGTGCCCGAGGACGAGGTGGACGCCCGGCAGCTGCACCCCGGATTCGCGCTCGCCTGGCCGACGCTGCGGGCGATTCCGACGCGGGTGAATCTGGACGGCGTGGTGGATGCCGAGGCGGTGGCGGCGGCGTTGCCGCGCACCGTCGATCTGGCGGATCGCGGGTTCCTGTGGTTGCAGGCGGGCGGCCTCGGCAACGGCCACACCGCACGCATCGCGGCGGGGGAATCCGTCTCGGACGAGACCGATTTGGCCGGAAATGTGTTGTTGCTCACTCTGGCGCAGGTGTTGTCTTGA
- a CDS encoding glutamate ABC transporter substrate-binding protein — protein MSSRRRLLPAAFAMFALAFTAGCGDTSPPPAPSTRVPSYIEPPLPSGAIAAQTHSSLPPDEPACSDPTASLRPNGTRTGPDLDAIRTRGRLIVGLDPGSNLFSFRDPTTGTLDGFDVDIAKEIARDLLGNPNAIEYRILGSADRERALQERTVDVVVKTMTINCERRQRVSFSTSYLEAHQRVLTVHGSGIGGLNDLAGKRVCVVRGTTSLDRIRREQPAASILTVPSWADCLVVLQQRQVDAVSTDDTVLAGLAVQDPLTEVVGPNLSTEQYGIGMPKGADDLVRFVNGVLERIRSDGTWNRLYTEWLADELGQAAVPPPARYQD, from the coding sequence ATGAGCTCCCGAAGACGTTTGCTACCAGCCGCTTTCGCGATGTTCGCGCTGGCGTTCACCGCCGGATGCGGGGACACCTCGCCACCGCCCGCACCCTCCACCCGGGTGCCCAGTTACATCGAACCGCCGCTACCCTCGGGAGCCATTGCGGCGCAGACGCATTCGTCGCTGCCGCCCGACGAGCCGGCCTGCTCGGATCCGACCGCGAGCCTGCGGCCCAACGGAACACGGACCGGACCCGACCTCGATGCGATCCGCACCCGTGGACGCCTGATCGTGGGACTCGATCCGGGCAGCAATCTCTTCAGCTTCCGCGACCCGACCACCGGCACGCTGGACGGCTTCGATGTCGACATCGCCAAGGAGATCGCCCGCGACCTGCTCGGCAATCCGAACGCCATCGAATACCGCATACTCGGTTCCGCCGACCGCGAGCGCGCGCTACAGGAGCGCACCGTCGATGTGGTGGTCAAGACCATGACCATCAATTGTGAACGGCGGCAACGGGTCAGCTTCTCCACCTCGTACCTGGAGGCGCATCAGCGGGTGCTGACCGTGCACGGCTCCGGCATCGGCGGGCTCAACGATCTGGCGGGCAAACGGGTGTGCGTGGTGCGCGGCACCACCTCGCTGGACCGCATCCGGCGCGAACAGCCCGCCGCGTCCATACTCACCGTGCCCAGCTGGGCCGACTGCCTGGTGGTGCTGCAACAGCGGCAGGTGGATGCCGTCAGCACCGACGACACCGTGCTGGCCGGGCTCGCCGTGCAGGATCCGCTGACCGAAGTGGTCGGCCCGAACCTGAGCACCGAGCAGTACGGCATCGGCATGCCCAAGGGCGCCGACGATCTGGTCCGCTTCGTCAACGGCGTGCTGGAACGCATCCGCTCCGACGGCACGTGGAATCGCCTCTACACCGAGTGGCTGGCCGACGAACTGGGGCAGGCCGCCGTCCCGCCCCCGGCAAGGTACCAGGACTGA
- a CDS encoding serine/threonine-protein kinase: MSRHPDPQPPPRGADEPPSHAESDANPAAPEATSAWFRDTPSTPGDEPAPDYVRPEPTSTFYRPAPEQPEATRTPDETGAATQFTRRTEENGSTEYVWRTDDHGATEQTSRHADHGATEQTHRHADLDGTAHFVREHEFGGTGPLPRSDLSDRTGPLPRGELPGDTGPRRSRSETGSDSTDSDVPTPTRPSQRTARLARTRPVVRRLGAGLVPIPAVEPVDPEQAVLADPVVAEGRRFCWRCGKPVGRATPTRVSATVGVCEICGAPYDFRPSLYSGDVVAGQYEIQGCIAHGGLGWIYLAIDRNVSDRWVVLKGLLHAGDAEAQAVALAERQFLAEVVHPSIVKIHNFVEHPGPDGTPIGYIVMEYVGGHSLRDLLDNYPRPERMPVTEAIAYVLEVLPALDYLHSVGLAYNDLKPDNIMVTTDRVELIDLGAVAQFEAYGNLYGTRGFQAPEIARTGPTVASDIYTVGRTIAVLTLDMPMQRGAYVDGIPDASTQPVLARHEFYHRLLLAATDPDPDRRFPSARLFASQLTGVLREILAVETGSEHPQLSTLFSPPRSSFGTDELIAQTDGLIDGIARDTLLDPRAVVAALPVPIIDPADPSAPLLAGAAHPEPRHALDELRHARQRAAAEPGGAPETFELEVTLAEARAHLDLDEPAAARILLDRLAETPDPPAPDWRTDWYLGMTELLELDFERAFGRFDAVLNRIPGEIAPKLALAATAELILQHWDSPDPEQWRGYAEKYYDTVWRTDRGVVSAAFGLARQLAAAGDTTAAVHALDEVPPASRHYSEARMTAILMLLTSAPMAELDEATLHVAAARVQALPPGETRAAQLRVLVLGTALGWLQAGNTPKTTAAKLFTAPFTDRDLRGGIETGLRGLARYAPDRTHRYALVDLANAVRAKSWF; this comes from the coding sequence ATGAGCCGACACCCAGACCCCCAGCCCCCGCCCCGCGGCGCCGACGAACCCCCGTCCCACGCGGAATCCGACGCGAATCCCGCTGCCCCGGAAGCGACTTCGGCCTGGTTCCGCGACACGCCATCGACACCCGGGGACGAACCCGCGCCCGACTATGTGCGACCGGAACCGACCTCCACCTTCTACCGCCCCGCACCGGAGCAGCCGGAGGCCACCCGGACTCCGGACGAAACCGGAGCGGCGACACAGTTCACGCGGCGGACCGAGGAGAACGGCAGCACCGAATACGTCTGGCGGACAGATGATCACGGCGCCACCGAACAGACATCGCGGCACGCAGATCACGGCGCGACCGAGCAGACACACCGGCACGCCGATCTCGACGGCACCGCGCACTTCGTCCGCGAGCACGAGTTCGGCGGGACCGGGCCGCTCCCGCGCAGCGATCTCTCCGATCGCACCGGTCCGCTCCCCCGCGGCGAGCTACCCGGGGACACCGGCCCCCGCAGATCTCGATCCGAAACCGGTTCCGACAGTACGGATTCGGACGTCCCGACGCCGACGCGGCCGTCGCAGCGGACCGCCCGCTTGGCCCGCACGCGGCCGGTGGTGCGGCGGCTGGGGGCCGGGCTGGTGCCGATTCCGGCGGTCGAGCCGGTGGACCCGGAGCAGGCGGTGCTGGCGGATCCCGTTGTGGCGGAAGGCCGCCGGTTCTGCTGGCGATGCGGCAAGCCGGTCGGCCGGGCCACCCCGACCCGGGTGTCGGCCACCGTCGGCGTGTGCGAGATCTGCGGTGCGCCTTACGATTTCCGGCCATCGCTGTATTCCGGTGACGTGGTGGCCGGGCAGTACGAGATCCAAGGCTGTATCGCGCACGGCGGGCTCGGGTGGATCTACCTGGCCATCGACCGGAATGTGAGCGACCGGTGGGTGGTGCTCAAGGGCCTGCTCCACGCCGGTGACGCCGAAGCGCAGGCGGTGGCCCTGGCGGAGCGGCAATTCCTGGCCGAGGTCGTGCATCCGAGCATCGTGAAGATCCACAATTTCGTGGAGCATCCCGGCCCGGACGGGACGCCCATCGGTTACATCGTCATGGAGTACGTGGGCGGGCATTCACTGCGCGACCTGCTCGACAATTACCCGCGACCGGAGCGCATGCCGGTCACCGAGGCCATCGCCTATGTGCTGGAAGTACTTCCGGCCCTGGACTATCTGCATTCGGTGGGGCTGGCCTACAACGATCTCAAGCCGGACAACATCATGGTGACCACCGACCGGGTGGAGCTCATCGACCTGGGCGCGGTCGCGCAATTCGAGGCGTACGGAAACCTGTACGGCACCAGGGGTTTCCAAGCGCCGGAGATCGCGCGCACCGGGCCCACGGTGGCCTCGGACATCTATACGGTCGGGCGCACGATCGCCGTGCTCACCCTGGACATGCCCATGCAGCGCGGCGCGTACGTCGACGGCATCCCGGACGCGTCCACCCAGCCGGTGCTGGCGCGGCACGAGTTCTATCACCGGCTGCTGCTGGCCGCCACCGATCCGGACCCGGACCGCCGCTTCCCGTCCGCTCGGCTGTTCGCCAGCCAGCTCACCGGCGTGCTGCGCGAGATCCTCGCCGTCGAGACCGGCAGCGAACATCCGCAGCTGTCCACGCTTTTCAGCCCGCCGCGCAGCAGCTTCGGCACCGACGAGCTGATCGCGCAGACCGACGGGCTCATCGACGGCATCGCCCGCGACACCCTGCTGGATCCCCGGGCGGTGGTGGCCGCGCTGCCGGTGCCGATCATCGATCCGGCCGACCCGTCCGCACCCCTGCTGGCCGGCGCCGCACATCCGGAACCCCGGCACGCCCTCGACGAACTCCGGCACGCCCGTCAGCGCGCCGCCGCCGAACCCGGTGGCGCGCCGGAGACTTTCGAGCTCGAGGTGACCCTCGCCGAGGCCCGCGCCCACCTGGATCTGGACGAACCGGCCGCCGCCCGCATTCTGCTGGACCGGCTCGCCGAGACCCCCGATCCGCCCGCACCGGACTGGCGCACCGACTGGTATCTCGGCATGACCGAGCTGCTCGAACTCGACTTCGAACGCGCCTTCGGCCGCTTCGATGCCGTCCTGAATCGCATTCCCGGCGAGATCGCCCCCAAGCTGGCGCTCGCCGCCACCGCGGAACTCATTCTCCAGCACTGGGATTCACCCGACCCCGAACAGTGGCGCGGCTACGCCGAGAAGTACTACGACACGGTCTGGCGCACCGACCGCGGCGTGGTCTCCGCCGCCTTCGGCCTGGCCCGCCAGCTGGCCGCCGCCGGCGACACCACCGCCGCGGTGCACGCCCTGGATGAGGTCCCGCCCGCCTCCCGCCACTACTCCGAAGCTCGCATGACGGCCATCCTCATGCTGCTCACCAGCGCCCCGATGGCCGAACTCGACGAGGCCACCCTGCACGTGGCCGCAGCCCGCGTCCAAGCCCTCCCGCCCGGCGAGACCCGCGCCGCCCAGCTGCGTGTCCTGGTCCTCGGCACCGCCCTCGGCTGGCTGCAGGCCGGCAACACCCCGAAAACCACCGCCGCCAAACTCTTTACCGCACCCTTCACCGACCGCGACCTGCGCGGCGGCATCGAAACCGGCCTCCGTGGCCTGGCCCGCTACGCCCCCGACCGCACCCACCGCTACGCCCTGGTCGACCTGGCCAACGCCGTCCGCGCCAAATCCTGGTTCTGA
- a CDS encoding acetate kinase codes for MKVLVINSGSSSIKYQLLDANSADVVASGVVQRIGEPVADGSPTIEHKSDGKTFTHDGAVPDHAAGLRLVFDLFTESGHDLADENLGAVGHRVVHGGEVFYEPTLITDEVVRTIADLSSLAPLHNPANVVGIESARGLLPDIPQVAVFDTAFFHHLPDAAKTYAVDAKVAAAHGVRKYGFHGTSHDYVSGQVAKFLGRDRADVNQIVLHLGNGASASAIRGDRAVDTTMGLTPLEGLVMGTRSGDLDPGILFHLIRTADMNVDDVDALLNRNSGIKGLSGVNDFRELGQLIETGDAAAQLAFDVYIHRLRRYIGAYLVELGRVDAITFTAGVGENDAKVRAAALKDLERYGIRVDAARNTAKDRSARRISPDDAEVAVLVVPTNEELAIARAAAALVG; via the coding sequence GTGAAGGTTCTCGTCATCAACTCGGGATCCTCGTCGATCAAATACCAGCTGCTGGACGCGAATTCGGCGGATGTGGTGGCGTCCGGGGTGGTGCAGCGCATCGGCGAACCGGTCGCCGACGGCTCGCCCACCATCGAACACAAAAGTGACGGAAAGACTTTCACGCACGATGGCGCGGTGCCCGACCACGCGGCCGGATTGCGCCTGGTGTTCGACCTGTTCACCGAGAGCGGGCACGACCTCGCGGACGAGAACCTGGGCGCGGTCGGTCACCGGGTGGTGCACGGCGGCGAGGTCTTCTACGAGCCCACGCTGATCACCGACGAGGTGGTTCGTACCATCGCCGACCTGTCCTCCCTTGCGCCGCTGCACAATCCGGCGAATGTGGTGGGCATCGAGAGCGCGCGCGGGCTGCTGCCGGACATCCCGCAGGTGGCGGTGTTCGACACCGCGTTCTTCCATCACCTGCCGGACGCCGCGAAAACCTACGCCGTCGACGCGAAAGTCGCTGCCGCGCACGGTGTCCGCAAGTACGGCTTCCACGGCACCTCACACGACTACGTGTCCGGTCAGGTGGCGAAGTTCCTCGGCCGCGACCGCGCCGACGTGAACCAGATCGTGCTGCACCTGGGCAACGGCGCTTCCGCCTCCGCGATTCGCGGGGACCGGGCCGTCGACACCACCATGGGCCTCACCCCGCTGGAGGGCCTGGTCATGGGCACCCGCTCCGGTGATCTGGACCCCGGCATCCTCTTCCACCTGATCCGCACCGCCGACATGAACGTCGACGACGTGGACGCCCTGCTCAACCGCAACTCCGGAATCAAGGGCCTGTCCGGTGTCAACGACTTCCGCGAACTCGGTCAGCTCATCGAAACCGGAGACGCCGCAGCGCAACTCGCCTTCGACGTCTACATCCACCGGCTACGCCGCTACATCGGCGCGTACCTGGTGGAACTCGGCCGGGTGGACGCCATCACCTTCACCGCCGGGGTCGGCGAGAACGACGCCAAGGTCCGGGCGGCGGCGCTGAAAGACCTGGAGCGCTACGGCATCCGGGTCGACGCGGCACGCAATACCGCGAAAGACCGGTCCGCCCGCCGCATCTCGCCCGACGACGCCGAGGTGGCCGTCCTGGTGGTCCCCACCAACGAGGAACTGGCCATCGCGCGCGCGGCCGCCGCACTCGTCGGCTGA
- the pta gene encoding phosphate acetyltransferase: MAATPVSSVYIASSEGDTGKSTVALGVLQMLAATTPRVGVFRPITRSATERDYILELLLEHSTADVDYEQAIGVNYEQVHADPDAAISEIVMRYHDMAKHCDAVLILGSDYTDVASPSELRYNARIAVNLGAPVLLVVRGAGRSPNDLSHLVELCANELNSEHAKLVAVIANRCEPALLDEDADALKVGGVPAWALPEVPLLTAPTMEELCEAIHGEIYSGDPELMQREALEVIVGSMTIEHILERLGEGMAVIAPGDRSDVLLALVNAHEAAGFPSLAGIIMNGGMRPKPTIERLMEGLKPKLPILSTNLGTFETAKAVSRTRGRVSLSSIRKVDTALALMEERVDARELLRQIEVPIPSVVTPQMFEYQLIERARGDRKRIVLPEGDDDRILRAAGRVLQRKIADLTILGDEATVRGRAAELGVNIDAAEVLDPRTCPLRDEFAEEYARLRAHKGMTVDRAREYLTDISYFGTMMVQMGVADGMVSGAAHTTAHTIRPSFEIIKTQPGVSTVSSVFLMCLADRVLVYGDCAVVPDPTSEQLADIAISSARTAAQFGIDPKVAMLSYSTGESGSGADVDKVRTATKLVHERSPELLVEGPIQYDAAIEPTVASTKLPNSEVAGRATVFIFPDLNTGNNTYKAVQRSAGAVAIGPVLQGLRKPVNDLSRGALVADIVNTVAITAIQAQQEAL; encoded by the coding sequence ATGGCTGCCACCCCGGTTTCCAGTGTGTACATCGCGTCCTCGGAGGGCGACACCGGCAAGTCCACGGTGGCGCTCGGCGTTCTCCAGATGCTGGCCGCCACCACCCCGCGGGTGGGCGTGTTCCGGCCCATCACCCGCTCGGCCACCGAGCGCGACTACATCCTGGAACTGCTGCTGGAGCATTCCACCGCGGATGTGGACTACGAGCAGGCCATCGGCGTCAACTACGAGCAGGTGCACGCCGATCCGGACGCCGCGATCTCCGAGATCGTGATGCGCTATCACGACATGGCCAAGCACTGCGACGCCGTGCTCATTCTGGGCAGCGACTACACGGATGTGGCCAGCCCGAGCGAGCTCCGCTACAACGCCCGCATCGCCGTGAACCTGGGCGCGCCGGTGTTGCTGGTGGTGCGCGGGGCGGGCCGGTCGCCCAATGATCTGAGCCACCTGGTCGAGCTGTGCGCCAATGAGCTGAACTCCGAGCACGCCAAGCTGGTGGCCGTCATCGCCAACCGCTGCGAACCCGCCCTGCTGGACGAAGACGCCGACGCCTTGAAGGTCGGCGGCGTGCCGGCGTGGGCGCTGCCCGAGGTGCCGTTGCTGACCGCGCCCACCATGGAGGAGCTGTGCGAGGCCATCCACGGTGAGATCTACAGTGGCGACCCGGAACTCATGCAGCGCGAGGCCCTGGAAGTGATCGTCGGGTCCATGACCATCGAGCACATTCTGGAGCGTCTGGGTGAGGGCATGGCGGTCATCGCCCCCGGTGACCGCTCGGATGTGCTGCTGGCGCTCGTGAATGCCCATGAGGCAGCGGGTTTTCCGTCGCTGGCGGGCATCATCATGAACGGCGGCATGCGCCCGAAGCCGACCATCGAACGCCTCATGGAGGGGCTGAAGCCGAAGCTGCCCATCCTGTCCACCAATCTCGGCACCTTCGAGACCGCCAAGGCCGTATCCCGCACCCGCGGGCGGGTTTCGCTGTCCAGCATCCGCAAGGTGGATACCGCGCTGGCGCTCATGGAGGAGCGGGTGGACGCGCGGGAACTGTTGCGGCAGATCGAAGTTCCGATCCCCAGCGTGGTCACGCCGCAGATGTTCGAATACCAGTTGATCGAGCGGGCGCGGGGTGATCGCAAGCGCATCGTGCTGCCCGAGGGCGACGACGACCGCATTCTGCGCGCCGCCGGCCGGGTGCTGCAGCGCAAGATCGCCGATCTCACCATTCTCGGTGACGAGGCGACCGTGCGCGGCCGCGCCGCCGAACTGGGTGTGAACATCGACGCCGCCGAGGTGCTCGATCCCCGAACCTGCCCGCTGCGTGACGAATTCGCCGAGGAGTACGCGCGGCTGCGCGCCCACAAGGGCATGACGGTCGACCGCGCCCGCGAATACCTGACCGACATCTCGTATTTCGGCACCATGATGGTGCAGATGGGCGTCGCCGACGGCATGGTGTCGGGCGCCGCGCACACCACCGCGCACACCATCCGGCCCTCCTTCGAGATCATCAAGACCCAGCCGGGCGTCTCCACGGTGTCGAGTGTGTTCCTCATGTGTCTCGCGGATCGTGTTCTGGTGTACGGCGATTGCGCCGTCGTGCCGGATCCGACCTCCGAGCAGCTGGCCGATATCGCGATCTCCTCGGCGCGCACCGCCGCCCAGTTCGGCATCGATCCGAAGGTGGCCATGCTGTCCTACTCGACGGGCGAATCCGGGTCCGGCGCGGATGTGGACAAGGTGCGCACCGCCACCAAGCTGGTGCACGAACGCTCGCCGGAATTGCTGGTGGAGGGGCCGATCCAGTACGACGCGGCCATCGAGCCCACCGTGGCCAGCACCAAGCTGCCGAATTCCGAGGTGGCGGGCCGGGCGACGGTCTTCATTTTCCCCGACCTGAATACGGGTAACAACACCTACAAGGCCGTGCAGCGCAGTGCCGGCGCGGTCGCCATCGGCCCGGTGCTGCAGGGTCTGCGCAAGCCGGTCAACGACCTGTCGCGCGGCGCGCTGGTCGCCGACATCGTGAACACCGTGGCCATCACCGCCATTCAGGCGCAGCAGGAGGCACTGTGA